The Chiloscyllium punctatum isolate Juve2018m chromosome 28, sChiPun1.3, whole genome shotgun sequence genome includes a region encoding these proteins:
- the LOC140454074 gene encoding protein NYNRIN-like, with the protein MAAPVLSLPDFSKTFRLFVNSRKGTALGVLTQDWGGKRKPVAFLSKILDPVSRGWPECVQAVAATAKLVEESRKLTFGAPLTVTTPHQVRTILNQKAGRWLTDSRILKYEAILLDREDLRIEVGGCQNPADFLWKGEGEEELEHCCSDIIEYQSKVREDLRDTPLHAGRRWYIDGSSRVIDGKRHNGYAVISETGWELVESGRLPNAWSAQTCELYALHRALRNLKGIAGTIYTDSKYAFGVVHTFGKIWKERGMINSRGKELVHEELVAMILEDLLLPQEIAVVHVKGHQKDDKIETLGNQLADEQAKLAGMGKDVINCLVRIPQISEITEVPTFTDKEETLLASLGGTKDREGKWTLPDGRQLLNRPLTRDIIARLHQGGHWGAQALCDAFLRRYAHPGLYTVAKQVTGDCITCRKINKRGLRQHARQGGRSPAYRPFEYVQVDYTELPPIGRLKYLLVVVDHLTGWVEAFPTTTATATQVSKILLEQIIPRFGLPRAIDSDQGSHFTSTVLQNVVQAMGIDWDLHTPWHPSSSGKVERMNQTIKKQLTKLTSEIGLPWTKCLPLALLQIRTQPRRDLGVSPFEMLFGLPFHGPKGEPPVFESRGMFVQKYVVALGSALSRLRQQGLLAQTPPLEFAVHTVKPGQWVLIKSWKQRTLEPTWDGPFLVLLTTETAVRTAEKGWTHYTRVKGPVPQPTEDERTSLTKASKEQRP; encoded by the coding sequence atggccgcacctgttttaagcttgccggattttagtaagacatttcgcctctttgtgaactccagaaagggaaccgctcttggagtattgacccaggactgggggggtaaaaggaagcccgtggctttcctgtcaaaaattctggatccagtctcccgagggtggccggagtgtgtccaagcggtggcagccacggcaaagctggtagaggaaagcaggaagttgactttcggggcccccttgacagtcactactccccaccaggttcgaactatcctgaatcagaaggccgggaggtggctgactgactcgagaattctgaaatatgaagccatattgttagaccgagaagacctccgaatagaagtcgggggctgccagaacccggcggactttctttggaaaggggaaggcgaggaggaactggaacactgctgttcagacataatagagtaccagagtaaagtgagggaagatctgagggatacccccttacatgcaggtaggcggtggtacattgatgggtcctctcgagtgatagatgggaagagacacaacggttatgcagtcattagtgagactggttgggaattagtggaaagtggacggctaccgaatgcctggtccgcacaaacgtgcgaattgtacgccttgcaccgagctctgaggaatttaaagggaatagctgggacaatctacactgactctaagtatgcctttggggtagtacacacctttgggaagatctggaaagaaaggggaatgataaatagtagaggaaaggagttggtccacgaggaactagtagccatgatcttggaggatttgttgctgccacaagagattgctgtagtacatgtgaaaggacaccagaaagacgataaaatagagaccctggggaatcaattggcagatgaacaggcaaaattggctgggatggggaaggatgtaataaactgcctggtaaggattccacagatatccgaaattaccgaagtgcccacgtttactgacaaagaagaaactcttctcgcgtctctggggggtacaaaggatagggaaggcaagtggaccttacccgatggccgccagctactaaatcgaccgttgacgcgggacattattgcccgtttacaccaagggggtcactggggcgcccaggcactgtgtgatgccttcctgcgccgatatgctcaccctggtctgtacacggtagccaagcaggtcacaggagattgcataacgtgtcgaaagattaacaaaagggggctgcggcagcatgcaagacaagggggtaggagtccggcctataggccgtttgagtatgttcaggtagattacactgagctcccccccataggtcgcctgaagtatctattagtagtggtagatcacctgacaggatgggtggaagctttccccactaccacggcaacggcaactcaggttagcaagattctactcgagcaaatcatcccacgatttgggctaccccgcgctattgactctgaccaggggagccacttcacctcgaccgtcctccagaatgtagtgcaagcaatggggattgactgggatttgcacaccccctggcatccctcctcctcgggcaaggtcgaaagaatgaaccagaccatcaaaaagcagctaaccaagctcactagtgaaatcggcctgccttggaccaaatgcctaccccttgccctgttgcaaattcgcacccagccaaggcgggatttgggcgtctcccctttcgaaatgttatttggcctcccgttccatgggccgaagggggaacctcctgtatttgagtctcggggtatgtttgtgcaaaaatatgtggtggctctggggtctgctctatctcgtttacgccaacagggacttttggcacagacgccgcccctcgagtttgcggtgcacaccgtcaagccgggtcagtgggtcctgattaaaagctggaagcaacgtaccctcgaaccaacttgggatggtcccttcctggtacttttgacgaccgaaacggctgtccgtacggccgaaaagggctggacacattacactcgagtcaagggaccagtgccacaaccgacggaggacgaacgaacctctctgacaaaggcatctaaggaacagagaccctga